The window AATGTTGGCTTATATCTTTTCTATAAACAGATTTTCCTCCCAACAGCATTCAGCAGTGATCAATTCAATTCTTGACCATATAGTAGTATTTGCTTAATTATCTTACATTAGGCACAATGAATGGTAATAGTTCCATGTATTCCTATTGCAGAAAGTAAGTTCTGTGCACAAGAGTTCCGGCAAATCTAAGGTTGAAAATGTTGCCACTGGAACTGTGGAAAAACAGTCTGATGAGAGCAGGCAGTGCCACACGTCTTCAAGTAAAGACCTTCCTGAGAAAGTATCTCTGGATATGGCTGCTACAAACAAGAGGCAACTTCAACATGAGAAACTAGTGCCCACACCATGTTCAAAGAAGTCCAAAATAGTATGTAGCCCAATCGAGATTACTGTTGCAACGGACAAATCTCGACCACAAACAGTTCCGTTGGAAGGGCCCCATAAAAAGACAGTGGAGATTGATGGCATGAGCGTTATGGCTATGAACCAGAGCATACCATTTGAGAAATCTTCACCAGTTTGGAAATTTGTGGAATCCCTGGATGTGTTTAAAAAGTATCCCCAAAACCCTCATTTCCGCCCTTTGGTTAAGGAAAAAGAAGGGATGCGTGAAGGACATGCTATTGGTCTGATGACGAACTTTTCTGACGCTGCGGAAAAGATATCAAAGTTGAGATACGATGATCCTGAAACCATGTTTCGTACTCATTTAGAAGTATTTCCCGATTTGGAGAAACATGGTTTCATCATTGCGCCACTTGAGAAGCGTCTGAGAGAGTTGATTTCAACCAAAGCCAATATATCACAACTTCAAATACTAGAAGCAGAGACCAATGCGAAGGTCAAGGACGTAACTGATGAAAAAACTAGGACAGATGAGGAAATAGATGGCCATGCCAAGAATATCGGTAAGCATGCCAAGAATATGGTCGAGATTGCCAAGAGGATGGACGAGCTTGCCAAGATGTTCAAAGCTGAAGAAGAGGAGAAAATGAAAGAGGAATCCATGAAGGCGAAAAAAGAATCCATCAAGCTTGAAAAAGTTCTGGAGATTGCAGGGTTAATGTCGACTTTGGATACAGTCTCTGGAGACCTTGGAGCTGCTCGCCAGAAATTTCAGAAGTTGACTGGCGGATATATAGAGAATGAATGAAAATTCTAAGTTGTATGTTCTTTTTAAGGGCGTTAATTATCTAGATAGCAAATTAGCAATAGCATTACTTTCTGATTTCCAACACTAAAATATGTTAATCCACATCAAAGCTtccatttaattataattataattataattattgttattatcattattttgcatGATAACTTTTTAGAATTATATTTATGCTCCATCTTTGTTTTCTTAGAAAAATCTTTAGCTATGTATTGCTTGATGTAGGTACTAGGTAGGTAAGTGTCAGGACTCAGGACTGTAtttttaatattcatattaatgCAATTACAAGAGGAGACTGATATTTCAAGCCTAAGGCCATTACCGCAGTCAACTTGTAAAAACCAGCACTCGGCACTTGAGTTGAATGAAATTGTTGATGCTTTTCACATGGATGGCTGGTCGGTTGGGGTGATAGACTAGATTATGAATGATAGTGAAGGTGGTAAAAGGTATAGAGTTCGATTTAAATACTCTATCGAAACGATTGTGTTTCCTTTCTCGGAACCGAGGCCACATTTTGGTTGGGTTGACAGGGAATGGGTAAAGTCACAAAAGGTAGCTTCTTTATGGTctcttttcaagtttcaagttatcCTAGATTTTCATGGATTTTTGCTTTCAAGTTTTGATTTTTAATTAATGGGGTTTTACGTCTCTTTTGAGTGAATATTACTTGCACTGGTGACTTAATCCATGACATAAAGTTATGCAAGTGTAAGGAGATATGTGGATATGCCTGAATTTTTTCTCTTTGTTGATGGCTGCCATATTACACTGCAAAACTACCAAACAAATATATTGAACAATGTCCTATTATTTACCATATCTTTACTTCTTGTTTTCCTAAATTTGTCCTCATAAAATTGAAATGTGCATACATATCTTGAATTCTTGATGAGACAAGTCTTATTGCAAGTAACAAGTCATTTGCCCGATAATCCAAGCAATTCCAAGATCGAAAATTTTGCTAGTGGAACTTTGTTAACTGCAGGGAACAAGGCTGATATGGCTTCCCGAGAGAATAAACAACATGAAAAATCAACAAGATACACATGGTGCAAAGAAAATTAAAGTATAATTTGTTGCAACGGAAAATGACGAAGCAATCTCTCTTTCTAGTCCCCATGGATCAATATCATTGTGCTCAACAACATGGAGTTAGTGAGCTGCCAATTGATTTATCTCTAAAAATTTCGGATGCGAGTGATTTCAATtttttaatatgtaaaagttatcTACAAGTGTAATTCAAACGTTTTTCCATTTTCCCATGTCATAATTTATATTCTATGGAATATGATTTTAGTAAGTCCACACCTTTATGTTGGAAAATTTGTACGATATTGCGAAAATAAATCGACATTGCTTAATGAAGATGAGTGGTCACGTGAAGGAAAAGCTATCGGTATGATGATGAATTTTTCCAAATAGTAGGGAAGATACCAAATGAAGGACATGGATGACGAAAAAATAAGGATGGACAAGGAAATAGATGAGCATGCCAAGAGGTTCGATGAGCATGACAAGAGGATCTATGTATAAGATTGTTAACATGTTAAAGAAAGAAGAAGAGAAGAAGCTGTAAGAGGAATCTATGAAGGCAGAGATTCGGAGATTTACAGATTAGGATCGACTATGAATACCGTC of the Rutidosis leptorrhynchoides isolate AG116_Rl617_1_P2 unplaced genomic scaffold, CSIRO_AGI_Rlap_v1 contig330, whole genome shotgun sequence genome contains:
- the LOC139882961 gene encoding DUF724 domain-containing protein 8-like; translation: MEPSSNSSRLRGFRFLKKGAKIEVLPKDEGFHGSYFTATIIEMPQYTPWSSNEMHANSFVIQYDTLLTEDETRPLRELADFSGIRPLPPTTGNNRHLAFEVNDVVDAFYQDGWWVGSIEKILDHISEDGNKYRVRFEYSTERIVFTFSELRPHYDWVDGKWVKPQKKVSSVHKSSGKSKVENVATGTVEKQSDESRQCHTSSSKDLPEKVSLDMAATNKRQLQHEKLVPTPCSKKSKIVCSPIEITVATDKSRPQTVPLEGPHKKTVEIDGMSVMAMNQSIPFEKSSPVWKFVESLDVFKKYPQNPHFRPLVKEKEGMREGHAIGLMTNFSDAAEKISKLRYDDPETMFRTHLEVFPDLEKHGFIIAPLEKRLRELISTKANISQLQILEAETNAKVKDVTDEKTRTDEEIDGHAKNIGKHAKNMVEIAKRMDELAKMFKAEEEEKMKEESMKAKKESIKLEKVLEIAGLMSTLDTVSGDLGAARQKFQKLTGGYIENE